One genomic segment of Desulfomicrobium sp. ZS1 includes these proteins:
- a CDS encoding HlyD family type I secretion periplasmic adaptor subunit translates to MSSQNDQSGFQAEDTNATAADSSHASSPRKIFKTGRSGSKSIRGEGGGFVNDLRELDSSRQFAANVLLIAVALVFIVAVSWAAYAPLDEVVRGIGKVIPSSEIKRIQNFEGGIVKEILVREGDLVGKGQLLILLDQIQMESRYREQQSGFLDSTLAIARLEAELNAREHIDFPQEILNQKPHLVENQRQLLRSRNDSRRAALSVLEREREQCSQELKEFKNRLDFQLRTHALLLKEVEMIRSMTAKGAASDMDLLRAQRELSDLSGEIAESRLAIPKAAAAVEGANQRIEEEKGKQRSAILDELSKIRTEMEGVKETLPALEDKMDRTSVRSPVDGTVKRVFVTTIGEAVGAGKEMLEIVPREDTLLIEAKVLPQDIAFLYPGQAAEVKITAYDFSIYGSMPGVVEHISADAITDEQENLSYYLIKVRTDKASLKGRDGKDLPIIAGMVAEVDVLTGKKTVLQYLLKPILKSKSGTLNEQ, encoded by the coding sequence ATGAGTTCGCAAAACGATCAGTCCGGTTTTCAGGCTGAAGATACGAACGCCACTGCCGCGGACAGCTCGCATGCTTCCTCTCCCCGGAAGATTTTCAAAACAGGCCGGTCCGGATCGAAAAGCATCCGAGGCGAGGGAGGCGGATTCGTGAACGACTTGCGCGAACTCGATTCCTCCCGTCAGTTTGCGGCCAATGTTCTCCTGATTGCGGTGGCCCTTGTTTTTATTGTCGCCGTTTCGTGGGCAGCCTATGCGCCGCTTGATGAAGTGGTGCGGGGTATAGGCAAGGTCATCCCTTCATCCGAAATAAAGCGCATTCAAAATTTCGAGGGGGGAATAGTCAAAGAGATTTTGGTGCGGGAAGGGGATCTGGTCGGCAAAGGGCAACTGCTTATTTTGCTTGATCAGATTCAGATGGAGTCCAGGTATCGGGAGCAGCAGTCGGGCTTCCTTGATTCGACTCTCGCCATCGCCCGATTGGAGGCGGAACTGAACGCCAGGGAACATATCGATTTTCCTCAAGAGATTTTGAACCAAAAGCCGCACCTCGTCGAAAACCAGCGTCAGCTTTTGCGGTCTCGAAACGACAGTCGCCGTGCCGCGTTGAGCGTACTTGAACGAGAGCGGGAGCAGTGCTCGCAGGAGCTCAAAGAGTTCAAAAACAGGCTGGACTTTCAGCTCAGAACGCATGCGCTTCTGTTGAAAGAAGTGGAGATGATTCGCAGCATGACGGCCAAGGGCGCGGCCTCGGACATGGACCTCTTGCGTGCGCAGCGTGAACTTTCCGACCTTTCCGGCGAGATTGCCGAGTCGCGTCTGGCAATTCCGAAGGCGGCAGCGGCTGTCGAGGGCGCAAACCAGCGCATAGAAGAAGAGAAAGGCAAGCAGCGTTCCGCCATATTGGACGAGTTGAGCAAGATTCGCACGGAAATGGAAGGCGTGAAGGAGACCTTGCCCGCGTTGGAAGACAAAATGGACCGCACGAGTGTCCGGTCTCCGGTAGATGGCACGGTGAAGCGGGTTTTTGTGACCACAATCGGAGAAGCCGTTGGGGCGGGCAAGGAAATGCTTGAAATCGTACCACGGGAAGACACTCTTTTGATAGAGGCCAAGGTCCTGCCGCAGGATATCGCCTTTCTGTACCCCGGTCAGGCTGCTGAGGTGAAAATCACGGCCTATGACTTTTCAATATATGGAAGCATGCCGGGCGTCGTGGAGCATATAAGCGCCGATGCCATAACAGATGAGCAGGAAAATCTGAGCTACTATCTTATCAAGGTGCGTACAGACAAAGCGTCCCTGAAAGGCAGAGATGGAAAAGATCTTCCGATCATAGCCGGCATGGTGGCGGAAGTGGATGTGCTCACTGGCAAGAAGACCGTGCTGCAGTATCTTCTCAAGCCTATCCTCAAATCCAAGTCAGGTACGCTGAACGAGCAATGA
- a CDS encoding HD domain-containing phosphohydrolase encodes MKKQCSIDEYSEFNMDLEVKNDQIDEELNECKILIVDDYEINILVLIEALRSYSKISVSQDSKIAFDSLSYALPDIILLDISMPYMNGLDVCKYIKNNKYTNDIPVIFITSEHDPLTLNKAFELGAVDYIKKPFDIIEVNARLKTHLKLKIAERKLKEYNTSLEVKVAERTKNLEEKNIELDEVKRETIFRLCLAAELRDTDTGNHIKRIQAYTELIALKFGMSQEDAGQLGLASSMHDLGKIGISDHILLKPGKLTPEEFEIMKQHTVIGARALADGKSDLLRVAHIVALSHHERWDGKGYPQGLRGTNIPIEARIVGLVDVFDALLSRRSYKDSFSVDDAVSIIINEKGKHFDSRLVDIFVVSLDEILSIKDLFSYE; translated from the coding sequence ATGAAAAAACAATGCAGTATTGACGAATATTCCGAATTCAATATGGATTTAGAAGTAAAGAATGATCAAATTGATGAAGAGTTGAATGAATGCAAAATTTTAATTGTCGATGATTATGAAATTAACATACTTGTATTGATTGAAGCGCTTAGGTCTTATTCAAAAATTTCAGTATCGCAAGATAGCAAGATAGCATTCGATTCTTTATCATACGCTTTGCCAGATATAATACTGCTTGATATTTCAATGCCATACATGAATGGCCTGGACGTTTGTAAGTATATAAAAAATAATAAATATACAAATGATATTCCTGTAATTTTTATAACTTCAGAACATGATCCATTAACTTTGAACAAGGCTTTCGAGCTTGGGGCTGTTGATTATATAAAAAAACCATTTGATATAATTGAAGTGAATGCAAGGTTAAAAACTCATTTAAAGCTCAAAATTGCTGAAAGAAAATTGAAAGAATACAACACAAGCCTTGAAGTTAAGGTGGCAGAACGAACAAAAAATCTTGAAGAAAAAAATATTGAACTGGATGAAGTAAAGCGCGAAACAATTTTTAGATTATGCCTTGCTGCAGAATTGCGTGATACAGATACAGGGAATCACATTAAACGAATCCAGGCATATACAGAATTGATCGCTTTGAAGTTCGGAATGTCGCAGGAAGATGCTGGGCAATTGGGTTTGGCGAGTTCAATGCATGATTTGGGCAAAATCGGTATTTCAGATCACATTTTGCTTAAGCCCGGTAAGCTTACGCCTGAAGAGTTTGAAATCATGAAGCAACACACCGTGATTGGCGCAAGAGCTTTGGCAGATGGTAAGTCTGATTTGCTGCGTGTAGCGCATATTGTTGCCTTATCTCATCACGAACGTTGGGATGGAAAAGGATATCCTCAGGGTTTGCGCGGTACGAATATTCCCATCGAAGCACGGATTGTCGGACTCGTTGACGTCTTTGATGCATTGCTTTCTCGGAGATCGTATAAGGATTCTTTTTCAGTTGATGATGCGGTATCAATCATCATCAATGAGAAAGGAAAACATTTTGATTCAAGACTTGTAGATATATTTGTCGTATCTTTGGATGAAATATTGAGTATTAAAGATTTATTTTCTTATGAGTAA
- a CDS encoding O-acetyl-ADP-ribose deacetylase translates to MIAVVVADITTLQVDAIVNAANSSLLGGGGVDGAIHRAAGPGLLAECRTLGGCPVGQARITGGYMLPARYVIHTVGPVWKGGGQGERGLLAACYKACLSLARERHLDSVAFPAISCGAYGFPAAEACAIAVSEVRAFQRENVAPTTVVFVCFSDSMRQLYEECLAREED, encoded by the coding sequence ATGATTGCCGTTGTTGTCGCCGATATAACGACGTTGCAGGTGGACGCCATTGTCAACGCGGCCAATTCGTCGCTTCTGGGCGGAGGCGGGGTGGATGGAGCCATCCACCGTGCGGCCGGTCCCGGGCTTCTGGCCGAGTGCCGTACCCTTGGGGGGTGCCCTGTGGGGCAGGCGCGGATAACCGGAGGCTACATGTTGCCGGCGCGGTATGTGATTCATACCGTCGGGCCGGTCTGGAAAGGTGGCGGACAGGGCGAGAGGGGATTGCTGGCGGCATGTTACAAGGCCTGTCTGAGTCTGGCTCGTGAACGTCACCTTGACAGCGTAGCTTTTCCGGCCATCAGTTGCGGAGCCTACGGTTTCCCCGCTGCGGAAGCCTGCGCCATAGCCGTGTCCGAGGTCCGTGCTTTTCAGCGCGAGAATGTAGCGCCGACCACAGTTGTTTTTGTCTGCTTTTCGGATTCCATGCGGCAGTTGTATGAGGAATGCCTTGCCAGGGAAGAAGACTGA
- a CDS encoding DUF4212 domain-containing protein, which yields MEKSMQSYWKRNKTYMLILLTIWATVSYGFGILFVEQLNAFSLGGFPLGFWFAQQGSIYVFVLIILAYFLLMDRLDKKYDVHE from the coding sequence ATGGAAAAGTCAATGCAAAGTTACTGGAAAAGAAACAAAACGTACATGCTCATCCTTTTGACCATTTGGGCGACGGTCTCGTACGGATTCGGAATTTTATTCGTCGAGCAGCTCAATGCCTTTTCCTTGGGCGGATTTCCTCTAGGTTTCTGGTTTGCCCAACAAGGCTCCATCTATGTTTTCGTACTTATTATCCTTGCCTATTTTCTGCTTATGGATCGGCTGGATAAGAAATACGACGTGCACGAATAG
- a CDS encoding sodium:solute symporter family protein produces the protein MSLQIWTYLIVGLTFALYIGIAWTSRVKDTKGFYVAGGGVPPLANGMATAADWMSAASFISMAGMISFMGYAGCMYLMGWTGGYVLLALLLAPYLRKFGKFTVPDFVGDRYYSSAARLVALICAIFISLTYVAGQMRGVGIVFSRFLEVDVNTGVMIGMVLVFLYAAIGGMKGITWTQVAQYCVLITAFLIPAIAISLKLTGNPIPQMGFGGTILGGPDSGKFLLETLNQIGRDLGFAEYTSAFGAGTKPMIDVFAITMCLMVGTAGLPHVIIRFYTVPSVRAARLSAFYAILFIAILYTTAPALGAFSRYTLTNALSETPYSSVPAWFGNWEKTGLLAWVDKNNDGIITYRAGAAFAGKPAFSGETGAHGQRLVTNAPLDNANELYIDNDIMVLATPEISQLPPWVIALVAAGGLAAALSTAAGLLLVIASSISHDLYYRIINRGASEKIRLLVGRVMIGVGVIIAGYFGINPPGFVAQVVALAFGLASSSFFPIIVLGIFWKRATKEGAISGMVTGIGFTMLYIVQTKFMGVSPWFFGISPEGIGTVGMVINFAVTFGVSLITKAPPAAVQEMVESVRIPRGAGAAIDH, from the coding sequence ATGTCACTGCAAATCTGGACTTATCTCATAGTGGGCCTGACCTTCGCCCTCTACATAGGCATCGCCTGGACGTCCCGCGTCAAGGACACCAAGGGCTTCTACGTCGCCGGCGGCGGGGTTCCGCCCCTGGCCAACGGCATGGCCACTGCCGCGGACTGGATGAGCGCGGCGTCATTCATCTCCATGGCCGGCATGATCTCGTTCATGGGTTACGCGGGCTGCATGTATCTCATGGGCTGGACCGGCGGCTACGTGCTCCTGGCCCTGCTCCTGGCCCCGTATCTGCGCAAATTCGGCAAATTCACGGTCCCGGATTTCGTCGGCGACCGTTACTATTCCTCGGCGGCCCGCCTTGTGGCTCTGATCTGCGCCATATTCATCTCCCTGACCTACGTGGCCGGGCAGATGCGCGGCGTGGGCATCGTCTTCAGCCGCTTTCTGGAAGTCGACGTCAACACGGGCGTCATGATCGGCATGGTCCTGGTCTTCCTGTACGCGGCCATCGGCGGCATGAAAGGCATCACTTGGACCCAGGTCGCGCAGTACTGCGTCCTGATCACGGCCTTCCTCATCCCGGCCATCGCCATTTCCCTCAAACTGACCGGCAACCCCATCCCGCAGATGGGATTCGGCGGCACCATCCTCGGAGGCCCGGATTCGGGCAAATTCCTGCTTGAAACGCTGAACCAGATCGGCCGGGACCTGGGTTTCGCCGAGTATACCAGCGCCTTTGGCGCGGGCACCAAGCCCATGATCGACGTTTTCGCCATCACCATGTGCCTCATGGTCGGCACGGCCGGTCTGCCCCACGTCATCATCCGCTTCTACACCGTGCCGAGCGTGCGGGCCGCGCGCCTCTCGGCCTTCTACGCCATCCTCTTCATCGCCATCCTTTACACCACGGCCCCGGCCCTGGGCGCGTTCTCCCGTTACACCCTGACCAACGCCCTGAGCGAAACCCCCTACTCGTCCGTGCCTGCCTGGTTCGGAAACTGGGAAAAAACAGGACTTCTGGCCTGGGTGGACAAAAACAATGACGGTATCATCACCTATCGCGCCGGTGCGGCCTTCGCAGGCAAGCCCGCGTTCAGCGGGGAAACGGGCGCGCACGGCCAGCGACTGGTCACCAACGCGCCTCTCGACAACGCCAACGAACTCTACATAGACAACGACATCATGGTCCTGGCCACGCCCGAAATCTCCCAGCTTCCGCCCTGGGTCATCGCCCTGGTCGCGGCGGGCGGACTGGCCGCAGCCCTGTCCACGGCGGCCGGCCTCTTGCTGGTCATCGCCTCGTCCATCTCCCATGACCTCTACTACCGCATCATCAATCGCGGCGCCTCTGAGAAGATACGCCTGCTCGTGGGCCGGGTCATGATCGGCGTGGGCGTCATCATCGCAGGCTACTTCGGCATCAATCCTCCGGGCTTCGTGGCCCAGGTGGTGGCGCTGGCCTTTGGCCTCGCCTCGTCGTCCTTCTTCCCCATCATCGTGCTCGGCATCTTCTGGAAACGCGCGACCAAGGAAGGAGCCATCAGCGGCATGGTCACCGGCATCGGCTTCACCATGCTCTACATCGTGCAGACCAAGTTCATGGGCGTGTCCCCCTGGTTCTTCGGCATCAGCCCCGAGGGCATCGGCACCGTGGGCATGGTCATCAATTTTGCGGTCACATTCGGCGTCTCCCTGATCACCAAGGCCCCGCCGGCCGCCGTACAGGAAATGGTCGAGAGCGTGCGCATCCCTCGCGGAGCGGGTGCGGCCATAGATCACTGA
- a CDS encoding DUF294 nucleotidyltransferase-like domain-containing protein has product MNAGTQPAGYDSIITFLETTLPFSELERQSLLRLARTCLVDFFPAGTRLLRRGVSEVDGLYLVQKGAIRLFLEDEGVLMDIRTDGASLGALSLFNGEKAAMDAETVEDTFIIKIPRERFFEAVHLNPAIPRFYLKSFADTFLSKAFEEMRCKAQPAHEDHSLHLFSNPVGGLVTREPVSVPFGLSIQAAAKEMIRHNTGSLLFREPSGEICGIITDTDLRKAMALGLDLQAPAETVMTTPVESIDAGAVCFDALLTMMSKNIHHLVVKSNNTLQGVISSHDIMLLQGRSPMSVFREIASRTTIAGLYPLHDSITPVIRTLVQQGAKAGNITRMIAILNDQIMSKLLDLMLRELGPPPVKFCLLLMGSEGRREQTFATDQDNALVTENCGVDFLERAAETYFSAFTERMVGHLINCGFPRCPGDMMASNPAWRGSLDAWKGRVNTWTATPEPERVLASSVFFDFRGVYGHKDLAENLRQHVTNACAGKDLFLRYLAADCLNAKPPLTFFKNFMVEKDGAHKNTLDIKTRGLLPFMDFARVMALYHGIRETSTLGRLELLHQEGHLSRDLFHEAREAFEFLLHSRLMHQLEQMEQGILPDNRLDPGKLSSLEKRTLREAFGVTTALHGVLREVFRLNMV; this is encoded by the coding sequence ATGAACGCGGGAACTCAGCCTGCGGGATACGACAGCATCATCACCTTTCTTGAAACCACCCTGCCCTTTTCCGAACTGGAGAGGCAGAGTCTGCTCCGCCTGGCCCGCACGTGCCTGGTGGACTTCTTTCCGGCCGGGACGAGGCTCCTTCGCCGGGGGGTGAGCGAGGTGGATGGGCTTTATCTTGTGCAAAAGGGGGCCATCCGCCTTTTTCTGGAAGACGAGGGCGTCCTCATGGACATCCGTACGGATGGGGCCTCTTTGGGGGCGCTGTCCCTCTTCAACGGCGAAAAAGCGGCCATGGACGCCGAGACCGTGGAAGACACCTTCATCATCAAGATTCCCCGCGAGCGCTTTTTTGAAGCCGTGCATCTCAACCCCGCCATCCCTCGCTTCTATCTCAAATCCTTCGCTGACACCTTTCTGTCCAAGGCCTTCGAGGAGATGCGCTGCAAGGCCCAGCCCGCCCACGAGGACCACAGCCTGCATCTCTTCAGCAACCCGGTAGGCGGCCTTGTCACCCGCGAGCCGGTCAGCGTGCCCTTTGGCCTGAGTATCCAGGCCGCGGCCAAGGAAATGATCCGCCACAACACCGGCTCGCTCCTGTTCCGCGAACCCTCGGGCGAAATCTGCGGCATCATCACGGACACGGATCTGCGCAAGGCCATGGCGCTCGGCCTCGACCTGCAGGCTCCGGCCGAAACCGTCATGACCACGCCGGTGGAAAGCATCGATGCGGGCGCGGTCTGCTTCGACGCCCTCTTGACCATGATGTCCAAGAACATCCACCATCTCGTGGTCAAGTCCAACAACACGCTGCAAGGAGTCATTAGTTCCCACGACATCATGCTTCTGCAGGGTCGCTCGCCCATGTCCGTGTTTCGCGAAATCGCCTCCCGCACCACCATCGCCGGCCTTTACCCCCTGCACGACAGTATCACCCCGGTCATCCGCACGCTGGTCCAGCAGGGAGCCAAGGCGGGCAACATCACCCGCATGATCGCCATTTTAAACGACCAGATCATGTCCAAACTGCTGGATCTGATGCTGCGCGAACTGGGCCCTCCGCCGGTCAAATTCTGCCTGCTGCTCATGGGCAGCGAGGGCCGCCGCGAACAGACCTTCGCCACGGACCAGGACAACGCGCTGGTCACTGAAAACTGCGGAGTGGATTTTCTGGAAAGGGCCGCGGAGACGTATTTCTCGGCCTTCACGGAACGCATGGTCGGCCATCTCATAAACTGCGGCTTTCCCCGCTGCCCGGGCGACATGATGGCCTCGAACCCTGCATGGAGGGGCTCTTTGGATGCGTGGAAGGGCCGGGTCAATACCTGGACGGCCACGCCCGAACCCGAACGCGTCCTGGCCAGCTCCGTTTTTTTCGATTTCAGGGGCGTCTACGGACACAAGGACCTGGCCGAAAACCTGCGCCAGCACGTAACCAACGCCTGCGCCGGAAAAGACCTTTTCCTGCGCTACCTGGCCGCTGACTGTCTGAACGCCAAGCCGCCACTGACATTTTTCAAAAATTTCATGGTCGAAAAAGACGGGGCACACAAAAACACCCTGGACATCAAAACCCGAGGGCTACTGCCGTTCATGGACTTTGCGCGAGTCATGGCCCTGTACCACGGAATCCGTGAGACCAGCACCCTGGGCAGGCTCGAGCTGCTGCATCAGGAAGGACACCTGTCGCGCGACCTGTTCCACGAAGCGCGGGAGGCTTTCGAATTCCTGCTGCATTCGCGGCTCATGCACCAACTCGAACAGATGGAGCAGGGCATACTCCCGGACAACCGGCTTGACCCCGGCAAATTGTCCTCACTGGAAAAGCGGACCCTGCGCGAAGCTTTCGGCGTGACCACGGCCTTACACGGGGTGCTGCGCGAAGTCTTCCGGCTGAACATGGTGTAA
- a CDS encoding PolC-type DNA polymerase III, whose translation MNLATPKNLLALLGLGPKASNLPVLEENNRLCRALDQNRFLEDYVYTVLDTELTGLSARKEEIVSIGAVRVRGLAIVPGESFSVLVRPSIPLPKTSTLIHRITPEAIATAPPLAEVLPALIEFCKGTLIVGHHVGLDMSFLNRACKRNHGQPLANPCLDTMRMAMLWREKRTPSHYEQYNLNISYVLTDLAHEFDLPRFTAHEALGDALQTAYLFIYLAKKIAGNSSLTLRELFRAGQSWRWYM comes from the coding sequence ATGAACCTTGCCACGCCGAAAAATCTGCTCGCCCTGCTGGGGCTTGGTCCCAAAGCCTCGAACCTGCCCGTGCTGGAGGAGAACAACCGCCTGTGCCGGGCACTGGATCAGAACCGGTTCCTGGAAGACTATGTCTATACGGTACTGGACACGGAACTGACCGGCCTCTCCGCCCGCAAGGAAGAAATCGTCTCCATCGGGGCCGTGCGCGTGCGCGGGCTTGCCATCGTGCCGGGCGAAAGTTTCAGCGTCCTGGTGCGCCCGAGCATCCCCCTGCCCAAGACCAGCACCCTCATCCACCGCATCACCCCGGAAGCCATCGCTACGGCCCCACCCCTGGCCGAGGTACTTCCCGCGCTGATCGAATTCTGCAAGGGCACCCTCATCGTCGGCCATCACGTAGGTCTGGACATGAGTTTCCTGAACCGCGCCTGCAAAAGAAACCACGGCCAGCCGTTGGCCAATCCTTGCCTGGACACCATGCGCATGGCCATGCTGTGGCGCGAGAAACGCACGCCCTCGCATTATGAGCAGTACAACTTAAACATCTCCTATGTACTGACCGACCTGGCCCATGAATTCGATCTGCCCCGCTTCACGGCCCACGAAGCCTTGGGCGATGCCCTGCAGACGGCCTATCTCTTCATCTACCTGGCCAAAAAAATCGCCGGAAACTCATCCCTCACCCTGCGCGAACTGTTCCGCGCCGGTCAAAGCTGGCGCTGGTACATGTAG
- a CDS encoding sulfite exporter TauE/SafE family protein encodes MFEVLALYLAVGAVAGVLAGLLGIGGGLVIVPMLVFCMELQDLPQELIMHMALGTSMASIMFTSVSSFMAHHRRGAVEWSVVRRIVAGILVGTFLGAWVAAQMSTGALKIFFVVFLYYVCYQMLSGKKPKPSRVMPGAAGMFGAGNVIGVVSSLVGIGGGTLSVPFMIWHNIPIHKAIGTSAAIGFPIAVAGTVGYIVNGIGVENLPPFSLGYVSLTALISIAVMSVITAPLGVRLAHSLPVDKLKRVFALILFLVGTKMLISLF; translated from the coding sequence ATGTTTGAAGTACTCGCTTTGTATCTGGCTGTGGGCGCGGTGGCAGGCGTATTGGCCGGATTGCTGGGCATCGGAGGCGGGCTTGTCATCGTGCCCATGCTGGTGTTTTGCATGGAGTTGCAGGATCTGCCCCAAGAGCTGATCATGCATATGGCTCTGGGCACCTCCATGGCCAGCATCATGTTCACCTCGGTCTCGAGCTTCATGGCCCATCATCGCCGTGGCGCGGTGGAGTGGAGTGTGGTCAGGCGCATCGTGGCCGGTATCCTGGTCGGCACGTTTCTCGGTGCCTGGGTGGCCGCGCAGATGAGCACCGGGGCGCTCAAGATATTCTTCGTCGTTTTTCTTTATTACGTCTGCTACCAGATGCTCTCCGGCAAAAAGCCCAAACCATCACGAGTGATGCCGGGAGCGGCCGGGATGTTTGGTGCGGGCAATGTCATCGGGGTGGTTTCGAGCCTGGTCGGCATCGGTGGGGGCACGCTCTCCGTGCCGTTCATGATCTGGCACAATATTCCCATCCATAAGGCCATCGGCACTTCGGCCGCCATTGGTTTCCCCATCGCGGTGGCCGGAACCGTGGGCTATATCGTAAACGGCATTGGTGTTGAAAACCTACCGCCTTTTTCTCTTGGTTATGTATCTCTGACGGCGCTTATCTCCATCGCGGTCATGAGCGTCATCACCGCCCCCTTGGGTGTACGCTTGGCCCACAGCCTGCCCGTGGACAAACTCAAAAGGGTGTTTGCGCTTATCCTCTTTCTGGTGGGCACCAAGATGCTGATCTCGCTTTTCTAG
- a CDS encoding ATP-binding protein — translation MGHIASKDIYRKLGRRLDQAPVRTPWTDVFRQLVEELYSRPEAELVARLPYRPSTLGRISTMLGETQDVLRPMIEGLCAKGLVIDIWDGEKYQYMVSPIVIGFFEFTMMRTGPNLPQARWAELFQAYMFGEKDFLHANFGDGQKTSVMRALPYEEALGEHVEILDYEKASALIEEHTEFSLGLCSCRHEKHHLGHAPCRTPMDTCTSMGTGARFLIRNGFAKPIDKMQMRDILARSRDQGLTLSADNVRRDAGFICHCCGCCCNLLQGVRETGYTGILVTASVVAVVDETLCTGCGLCAKACPVNAVSVEKVSGQDARKSKKLAAMQEHCLGCGVCAMKCPTGAITLQPRPQKVYHPEDSFERVMLQALERDTFQTFIFDNPESRTQEFMRALVGGFLKLPPVKRALLGEKLRSRFLSALRKAAG, via the coding sequence ATGGGACACATCGCAAGCAAGGACATCTACCGCAAACTCGGACGCCGCCTTGATCAGGCCCCGGTACGCACCCCATGGACAGATGTTTTCAGACAATTGGTAGAAGAACTGTATTCCCGGCCCGAGGCCGAACTGGTCGCACGCCTGCCCTATCGCCCTTCTACCCTGGGACGCATCTCGACCATGCTGGGCGAAACGCAAGACGTCCTGCGGCCCATGATCGAAGGGCTCTGCGCCAAGGGTCTGGTCATCGACATCTGGGACGGCGAAAAATACCAATACATGGTCAGCCCCATTGTCATCGGCTTCTTCGAGTTCACCATGATGCGCACCGGGCCAAACCTGCCCCAGGCACGCTGGGCAGAGCTTTTCCAGGCCTACATGTTCGGGGAGAAGGATTTCCTGCACGCCAATTTCGGCGACGGCCAAAAGACTTCGGTCATGCGCGCCCTGCCCTACGAGGAAGCCCTGGGCGAACATGTGGAGATCCTTGACTACGAGAAGGCTTCGGCCCTCATCGAGGAACACACGGAATTCTCGCTGGGCCTGTGCTCTTGCCGGCATGAAAAACACCATCTCGGGCACGCACCATGCCGCACGCCCATGGACACCTGCACGTCCATGGGCACGGGCGCGCGCTTTCTGATCCGCAACGGCTTCGCCAAACCCATCGACAAAATGCAGATGCGCGACATCCTGGCCCGCTCCCGCGACCAGGGCCTGACCCTGTCCGCCGACAACGTGCGCCGCGACGCGGGCTTCATCTGCCACTGCTGCGGCTGCTGCTGCAACCTGCTACAGGGCGTGCGCGAAACCGGCTACACGGGCATCCTGGTCACGGCCAGCGTGGTGGCCGTGGTGGACGAAACGCTATGCACGGGCTGCGGCCTGTGCGCCAAGGCCTGCCCGGTGAACGCCGTGAGCGTGGAGAAGGTTTCCGGGCAGGACGCCCGCAAGTCAAAAAAGCTGGCGGCCATGCAGGAGCATTGTCTGGGCTGCGGGGTCTGCGCCATGAAATGCCCCACCGGCGCGATCACGCTCCAGCCCCGCCCGCAAAAAGTGTATCATCCCGAAGACAGCTTCGAGCGAGTCATGCTTCAGGCCCTGGAGCGCGACACCTTCCAGACCTTCATCTTCGACAACCCCGAAAGCCGCACCCAGGAATTCATGCGCGCCCTGGTCGGCGGGTTCCTGAAACTCCCCCCGGTCAAACGCGCCCTTTTGGGCGAAAAGCTGCGCTCGCGCTTTTTGTCGGCATTGCGGAAGGCGGCGGGTTAG
- a CDS encoding helix-turn-helix domain-containing protein, with product MSEPIVDSSGNIFSDLGYPPEEAAILQMRADLMADLRKFIKAKKLTQAKAAEMLGVSQSRVSDLVRGKWEKFSLEMLIILATKAGMHVTLKTAA from the coding sequence ATGAGTGAGCCCATCGTCGATTCATCCGGAAACATCTTCAGCGATCTCGGCTACCCCCCCGAAGAAGCGGCAATTCTTCAAATGCGCGCAGACCTTATGGCCGATCTTCGCAAGTTCATCAAAGCGAAGAAGCTGACCCAAGCCAAAGCGGCTGAGATGCTGGGCGTCAGCCAGTCCAGGGTTTCCGATCTTGTCAGGGGCAAGTGGGAGAAGTTCAGTCTTGAGATGCTGATCATTCTTGCCACGAAAGCCGGAATGCATGTGACTCTCAAGACTGCGGCGTAA